A stretch of the Sphingomonas sp. CL5.1 genome encodes the following:
- the hemW gene encoding radical SAM family heme chaperone HemW translates to MADDNSLALYVHWPFCVSKCPYCDFNSHVRDGVDQARWRAALLADLAHEARALPGRRVSSIFFGGGTPSLMPPETVAAVIGAARAAWGFADGVEITLEANPSSVEAARFGDIAAAGVNRVSLGLQALDDEALRFLGRAHSVDEGLRALETAQRAFARVSFDLIYARPGQGTEAWERELARSLAFGTEHLSLYQLTIEPGTRFATEAAAGRLAIPDGDAAADLYEATQAMTAAVGLPAYEISNHARAGAESRHNLAYWRYRDYAGIGPGAHGRRLGHATRRRRKPENWLAAIDRNGHGIEAEEALPPATQAEEALLMGLRLAEGVDLARIARLGRRPAGELVDLDAVARLPEMVRLAGGRLTVLPAGMLLLDAILPAIVRAG, encoded by the coding sequence ATGGCCGACGACAACTCCCTTGCGCTCTACGTCCATTGGCCGTTCTGCGTTTCCAAATGCCCCTATTGCGATTTCAACAGCCACGTCCGCGACGGGGTGGACCAGGCGCGATGGCGCGCGGCGCTGCTCGCCGACCTCGCGCATGAGGCGCGCGCGCTGCCGGGGCGGCGCGTCTCCTCGATCTTCTTCGGCGGCGGCACGCCCTCGCTGATGCCGCCGGAGACGGTCGCGGCGGTGATCGGCGCGGCGCGGGCGGCATGGGGCTTCGCCGATGGCGTGGAGATCACGCTGGAGGCGAACCCCTCCTCGGTCGAGGCGGCGCGCTTCGGGGATATCGCCGCCGCCGGGGTGAACCGTGTCTCGCTCGGGTTGCAGGCGCTCGACGACGAGGCGCTGCGCTTCCTCGGGCGGGCGCATAGCGTGGACGAGGGGCTGCGCGCGCTGGAGACCGCGCAGCGCGCCTTCGCGCGGGTGAGCTTCGATCTGATCTATGCCCGGCCGGGGCAGGGGACGGAAGCGTGGGAGCGGGAGCTGGCGCGCTCGCTGGCGTTCGGGACGGAGCATCTGTCCCTCTACCAGCTCACCATCGAGCCGGGGACGCGCTTCGCCACCGAGGCGGCGGCGGGGCGGCTGGCGATCCCGGACGGCGACGCGGCGGCCGATCTCTACGAGGCGACGCAGGCGATGACGGCGGCGGTCGGGCTGCCGGCCTATGAGATTTCCAATCACGCACGCGCCGGGGCGGAGAGCCGGCACAATCTCGCCTACTGGCGCTATCGCGATTATGCCGGGATCGGGCCGGGCGCGCATGGGCGGCGGCTTGGCCATGCGACGCGGCGGCGGCGCAAGCCGGAGAACTGGCTCGCCGCGATCGACCGCAACGGCCACGGCATCGAGGCGGAGGAGGCGCTGCCCCCCGCGACGCAGGCCGAGGAGGCGCTGCTGATGGGTCTGCGGCTGGCGGAGGGGGTGGACCTCGCCCGCATCGCGCGGCTCGGGCGGCGGCCGGCAGGCGAGCTGGTCGACCTCGACGCGGTGGCGCGCCTGCCGGAGATGGTGCGGCTGGCGGGGGGCCGGCTCACCGTGCTTCCCGCCGGGATGCTGCTGCTCGACGCGATCCTGCCCGCGATCGTGCGGGCGGGATAA
- a CDS encoding CAP domain-containing protein: MPAKGHRVAYPFLLALALAACDHGGPPRIVEPRLTDAPAPRGAALLRDTMLDGQNAERARLGLPPLAWDEDLAAAARGYAGEMARTGRFAHAEQPQGPGRQGENLWTGTRAAYRYDEMLGHWLAERRFYVDLPTPGFSITGRWQDASHYSQIVWRATQRVGCAMVSNHGNDFLACRYLPPGNVVGQTAY, translated from the coding sequence ATGCCAGCCAAAGGCCATAGGGTCGCTTACCCCTTCCTCCTCGCCCTCGCGCTCGCCGCCTGCGACCATGGCGGGCCGCCGCGCATCGTCGAGCCGCGCCTGACCGACGCGCCGGCCCCGCGCGGCGCGGCGCTGCTGCGCGATACGATGCTCGACGGGCAGAATGCGGAGCGCGCCCGGCTCGGCCTGCCGCCGCTGGCGTGGGACGAGGATCTCGCCGCCGCCGCGCGCGGCTATGCCGGCGAGATGGCGCGGACCGGCCGTTTCGCCCATGCCGAGCAGCCGCAGGGACCGGGGCGGCAGGGCGAGAATCTGTGGACCGGCACCCGCGCCGCCTATCGCTATGACGAGATGCTCGGCCACTGGCTCGCCGAGCGCCGCTTCTACGTCGATCTCCCCACTCCCGGCTTCAGCATCACGGGGCGCTGGCAGGACGCCTCGCACTATAGCCAGATCGTGTGGCGCGCGACGCAGCGCGTCGGTTGCGCGATGGTGTCGAACCACGGCAACGACTTTCTCGCCTGCCGATATCTACCGCCGGGCAATGTGGTGGGGCAGACCGCTTATTAA
- a CDS encoding helix-turn-helix domain-containing protein encodes MGLNPRTGISRDGHPLSLSRTPPGDLARFVARFFLLIIERPDDALVESFLLHEAAYIRVPAIGRWETQVAGRWTPYEGPMIFGAQRRRFPVRCTGPIVAAGFMLRPAAWFAFSDVPAHQVADRLDPIDGAWGEALRWACEDIYQIERTFERLEQVVRERVAGRGVTIDPALERFEAISRLDPTRPVADIARELGMIPRRLDRHVRAHFGHPPKMVLRRSRFLDMAAVLRGLSAAGDGEQAALRFYDASHLNREFRLFLDIPPNRFRNTPTLLFTPGLEVREQRKLAEAAADDGLALAWSPPGIPRAAE; translated from the coding sequence ATGGGCCTCAACCCGCGCACCGGTATCTCGCGCGACGGGCATCCCCTGTCGCTCAGCCGGACGCCCCCCGGCGACCTCGCCCGATTCGTCGCGCGCTTCTTCCTGCTCATCATCGAGCGGCCGGACGATGCGCTGGTCGAGAGCTTCCTGCTCCACGAGGCAGCCTATATCCGCGTGCCGGCGATCGGCCGCTGGGAAACGCAGGTCGCCGGGCGCTGGACGCCCTATGAGGGGCCGATGATCTTCGGGGCGCAGCGGCGGCGCTTTCCGGTGCGCTGCACCGGGCCGATCGTCGCGGCGGGCTTCATGCTGCGCCCGGCGGCGTGGTTCGCCTTTTCCGACGTGCCCGCGCATCAGGTCGCCGACCGGCTCGATCCGATCGACGGCGCATGGGGCGAGGCGCTGCGCTGGGCGTGCGAGGACATCTACCAGATCGAGCGCACGTTCGAGCGGCTGGAGCAGGTGGTGCGCGAGCGGGTCGCCGGGCGCGGCGTGACGATCGATCCGGCGCTGGAGCGGTTCGAGGCGATCAGCCGGCTCGACCCGACCCGCCCGGTCGCCGATATCGCGCGCGAGCTGGGGATGATCCCGCGCCGGCTCGACCGGCACGTCCGCGCGCATTTCGGCCACCCGCCGAAGATGGTGCTGCGCCGCAGCCGCTTCCTCGACATGGCGGCCGTGCTGCGCGGTCTCTCGGCGGCGGGCGACGGGGAGCAGGCGGCGCTGCGCTTCTACGACGCCTCGCACCTCAACCGCGAGTTTCGCCTGTTTCTGGATATCCCGCCCAACCGCTTCCGCAACACCCCCACCCTGCTGTTCACGCCGGGGCTGGAGGTGCGCGAGCAGCGCAAGCTCGCCGAGGCGGCGGCGGACGACGGGCTGGCGCTGGCGTGGAGCCCGCCCGGCATCCCCCGCGCGGCGGAATAG